The proteins below are encoded in one region of Methanofollis aquaemaris:
- a CDS encoding glycosyltransferase family 4 protein — protein sequence MVALIESAVVWLKLRYVAMTPDRDLGSGVNKKLVSQVSNLSSLGMDAKLVLIGIINSDGPYSDYIAAYPLRDITGRNIVMRVRRLWEMRRIFRNTIRFLGASDILYLRGSAPILSCPFNIIRCFRTCKLVIEHQTIEEKELKLNNQSLEIWLDRLFGDFLRKQSDAIVCVTDEIAEYQLRNSGHFAKPHVTIGNGFEVATVSMRRSPILQSDEVHFLCVAMINPWHGLDRLLQGLATYNGTSKVILHIAGDGPELPRLRQLTDDLGIVDRVIFHGFLSGRNLDALFDQCHVAVGSLGIHRIGLKEASILKAREYCARGIPFIYGISDPDFPVDFPYILYLPADESPIDIEGVLAFAKKVCGDPDHPQKMRRYAEEHLDWSVKMKTLKEFLETMVGNNSA from the coding sequence ATGGTGGCACTCATCGAATCGGCGGTGGTCTGGTTGAAATTACGATACGTGGCCATGACTCCTGATCGGGATCTTGGTAGTGGCGTAAATAAGAAATTAGTATCTCAAGTGTCGAATCTGAGTTCTCTGGGAATGGATGCAAAACTGGTGTTGATTGGTATTATCAACTCCGACGGGCCTTACTCCGATTATATCGCTGCATATCCGTTAAGAGACATAACCGGACGGAACATTGTGATGCGTGTCAGGCGACTGTGGGAGATGCGGAGAATATTTAGGAATACCATTCGATTTTTGGGTGCATCTGATATCCTCTATCTCCGGGGCTCCGCTCCCATCCTCTCGTGCCCGTTCAATATAATCAGATGTTTTAGAACCTGTAAACTGGTGATTGAACACCAAACAATCGAGGAGAAAGAACTGAAGTTAAACAATCAATCTCTCGAAATCTGGTTAGATCGTCTTTTTGGAGATTTTCTACGGAAACAATCTGACGCTATCGTGTGTGTCACAGATGAGATCGCCGAGTACCAACTGAGGAATTCGGGACATTTTGCGAAACCTCATGTTACCATTGGAAACGGTTTTGAGGTCGCCACGGTTTCCATGAGACGGTCACCGATCCTGCAGAGTGATGAAGTACATTTTCTCTGTGTTGCTATGATAAATCCCTGGCACGGGCTCGACCGGCTTCTTCAGGGCCTTGCCACCTATAACGGGACATCGAAAGTCATCCTCCACATTGCCGGGGATGGTCCTGAACTGCCCCGCCTCCGGCAATTGACCGACGACCTCGGCATCGTCGACCGGGTGATCTTCCATGGTTTTCTGAGCGGCAGGAATCTCGATGCCCTCTTTGATCAGTGTCATGTTGCGGTAGGAAGTCTTGGGATTCATAGGATCGGTCTGAAGGAGGCGTCGATTCTCAAGGCCCGCGAGTATTGTGCTCGAGGGATACCCTTTATTTACGGGATATCAGATCCTGATTTCCCGGTAGATTTTCCTTATATTCTCTATCTCCCTGCCGATGAAAGTCCTATTGATATCGAAGGGGTTCTGGCGTTCGCAAAGAAGGTCTGTGGAGATCCCGATCACCCACAGAAGATGCGCCGCTACGCTGAGGAGCACCTCGACTGGTCAGTGAAGATGAAAACACTCAAAGAGTTTCTGGAGACCATGGTCGGGAATAATTCCGCCTGA